TTTGCAATATACACATACAGTGGCATTACCAGATGACTTGTAATGTCAAGGACAGACAGGGGAAGTGCCAGACCCTCTCTCATTAACGTCTACACACTGACAAGCATACCACTGTAGCAATATAAGGCTCACTTTAAATGGTTATATTGGGTATACTAGCGATTCCCCCTCATATACTGCCATGTCACCTAGTGCTGGCACCATCTCCACCCTTGTTCATTACCAAACATAACATAACTACCTGACCTAGGACATAGTATATCAAACACTCCCCTTATACGTTGCTGACATTTAAATCAATTACATTCAGCaagcatttaaagggaaattaaacacattgagatgtaatataaaatgataaatcacatagaTAAAAGGAAgtctgcaataaactttcattatttattctgcccccttttcctgtaattccattctgaaattgcgagcttttcagttcctgttagaaatggaagtgcagaacactgttatattccacacagccattggctgtacactctagtgacctatttataactgtcccttattggccacagcagagaaggtaacctaagttacaacatggcagctcccattgttttatagacactaaaactttacacttgtgtCACTATTTAAACtggtaataaaactttaaaaaatatatctacacgttattctcagactaatcttttctttgaatgcatcattctatctagtgtttaatgtcactttaatttatCTGTCACCTTTCAGCATTTCACGCCATGATGGTTACTGGCCTCCTGACTGTGGTTGCACTGTTTGTAGGAGTTCCCTTCTCATATGTTTATGACAACTTCCTGCAGTTCGCAGTGGGTGCCGGTTTCTTGGCTTTAATTCTTAGCGTCTTCCTCTACATCAAGTCTCAGTTGGCTCCAGAGTCTGCACTGGCTCCTGGCGGGAACTCAGGTACCAGGAGAGGTTTTACATTCTTTTCTTAAATCGTCcatttttattacatttctttatagtttaattttcacgattcagatagtacttttaaattatctaatttgctctgttctcttgatatcctttatcaGAAAGCAAAGCTaagtagcctcaggagcagcaatgcactactgggagctagctgctgattggtggctgcacatatatgcctcttggtattgtctcacctaatgtgttcagctagctcccagtagtgcattgttgcttctttaacaaaggataccaagagaatggagcacattggataatagaatgaaattagaaagtttacatttgtatgttctacctaaatcatgaaagaaagatttttttggggggtttcatgtccctttttaattttatttttgtatttatttattatgattTCCATTTGTAATAGGTAACCCCCTTTATGATTTCTTTATTGGACATGAGTTAAACCCACGGATCGGCTCCTTCGATTTGAAGTATTTTTGCGAGCTTCGTCCTGGTTTGATGGGTTGGGTGAGTGTCGCACAActtgttcatttatttttttatattgtccaTCAAATTGTCGTCATGTTTTCCACATTTAATCTCGGCTCCATTTTCTCCTACAAGTCGTTTGAAAAATTGTTTATTTGTATTCGCCTACTTGGTCTCCAAGACTTGATGTAGTTCCATTTACATGTCTTTGGGTCCTTTTGTCTCATATATTTGTTTTGCCTGTTCCTTGATCTGTCACTAATCAGCTTTGACATAAATTCCTGGCCTGACATATATATTTGGATTATCTGTTTTAACCTGACCTAACTTAATCTGCTGGTAGACTCATCCTTGGCCTTGCTCAGACCTTTAATAGATCCTTTGTCCTTTCTTCTGTCCTTTTTGCCAATCTCAGCCATTCCACCGGGGTGACCTTGGCACATCTTTGACCTATTTTGTTTATTCTCTTAGTGTCTGTTGAACTTGTGTTTCCTGATGAAAGAGGTGGAGATCCGGGGCTCCCCGTCGCTTTCCATGATCTTGGTGTTTGGATTCCAGGCTCTGTATGTCATGGATGCTCTATGGCATGAGGTAATAGGAGGTGTgactatcccttaaagggacataaaccccaatttttttctttcatgattcagatagaggatgcgattttaaacaacttttcatattaCTTCTAAtggcacattttctttgttttcttggtatcctttgttgaaaagcatggacataagctcaggagcactatatggcagcaatttggcaagaatcttatacattagcaagaacactacatggcagcactatttcctgccatgtagtgctccaaacacctacataggtatctcttcaacaaagaataccaagaaaacaaagcagatctgataatagaagtaatcttcaatttagattttattaaagggccatgatacccaaatgttgaaacacttgaaagtgatgcagcatagctgtaaaaagctgactagaaaatatcacctgaacatctctatgtaaaaatgaaagatattttacctcaaaagtttctcagtagccacatcccattgtaaaggacttctaagcagcaaatcagtatgtctgtcccgggacagctaagggagtgagcttcgtgcacactcatcttatttccctattcagtgtaaggaagtttactatgaaatctcatgagatcacagtaaaatagttcatgacttcagcactgctgatgctgattggctgctgttcatttctttctttctttttttacctgcagctgggcagcagctgagtataactttttacacagaactaactctgctgagctgaggaaatttgtgaggtaaaatatcttccctttttacatagagatgctcaggggatattttcctgtcagctttttacagttatactgcatcagtttcaagtgatttagcatatgagtattatgtccctttaagtttaataatattgtgtgcatACCACCTATCTAGCATAtctaacaaatacataataaaaacacaatgcaaaagtctgaatttgaaatgagtggtagattttttctttgttttcctgacaaatttcaaaatgagtTCCTTTTTCCTTcaccttgcatcatgtgacagccattagccaatcacaaaatgcatatacgtatattctgtaaatcttggtacctcagaaagtgtttatataaaaaatgtgcacattttgataatggaagtgaagtagaaagttgtttaaaattgtgtgttctgtcttaatcatgaaattttaattttgacttctgtaTTCCTTTAAATCTTACCATTTTTGGTCCTATATTTTGTACATTGGCATAGTTCTATCAGTCTAACGTTCGTGTCTACAGGAAGCAATCCTCACTACGATGGATATCGTACACGATGGTTTCGGCTTCATGCTGGCTTTTGGTGACTTATGCTGGGTCCCTTTCACCTACTCTTTACAAGGATATTTCTTAGTCAGTCATCCCCAAGAGCTGGGCACAGCAGCTGCTGTCGGTATCATCCTTCTAAATGGTACAATCTATATCGCTATTACTTTATATTTTTGTCtttcataacattttttaaaaactaatttatttGCTTTAGAATTTTTACCTGTTGTTTATTTTTCCTCTATAtatttggttattttatttaaaggactattaaaaacagcataactgcataatcaacaagtgcataataaaaagacaatgcaaatacacttactctgaattttaaatgagcagtagattttttattttgtcaaCTTTTAAAATGTAATTCAATTTGCCGGctgcttgtatcatgtgacagtcattacccaatcacagacttatatacatatacactctgaactcttgcacatgctcatagaAGCTGATGCGTCAGAAATTGTGTGGGTAGAAAGATAAtttaataattgaaataaattggaaaatctcttaaaattgcatgttctatctgaatcatgaaagtttaattttgactttagtgttcctttaataattgtattgaatattctttattttaatgtagtgattacattaattaaaaacttaaaaaataaacttaattatAAAATATGTTAAGATAATATTCTgctcttttaaatattttacttgttATAACAAGTCTGATTTTAAGCTTGCTCAGTGCCATTAGTATAACAAATGTTATTATGCATTTTTCTTTTCTCAGCTGTGGGTTATATTATTTTCCGTGGCTCCAACTCGCAAAAAAATGCATTTAGAAGAAATCCTTCAGATCCAAGCGTGGCTGGTGAGAATTTGTCTGAGGTTATATGTATGGGCCCTAAGGATAGAATGGGTAGAGCCAGAGGAAATTGTATGGGAATTGGTTTCTGTGGGCTAATTTCATGTATATAAAATTTCATGGAGGAATTGTATTGGGCAAATAGAAGAGCTATAGGGAacaattatatggtgcaataggaggagttgtaGGGGCTATTATATAGAGCAATATGAGTTATAGGGAAcaattatatggtacaataggaggagttaaaggggCTATTATATAGAGCAATatgagttatagggaacagttatatggtgcaataggagccgtgacgtgcggtgaggtcagaggctggtgaggcacggTCTATGAcggtgcttgacaaatatgttcaaaatctaggagccagcccaaaaaTCTAGGAGACCGGTATTTTTCATGATTTATGCCCTATGTTCCTCAAAATGTCCGGTGTTTTTATCCACTGCCACAGAAATGCTGGAATGCATTGGCAGATATACATAAGCTCCTGCAGTGATGCAGCAAACACTATGTAGAATGTTGTATTCCATCATTTCTAGGGCAGTGAAAAAACACAGGAAAAATTGGAGGAACATAGTGCAAATCAAATAAGGAACATACAATgcaaaatttgtttgttttttaaacacacaatgttgaatgcttttttttttttttctttaaacaagcAAACTTTGCATTGAATTTTCATAATTTGATTTGCCAAATCCTGGAATGCAACATATTCTACACAGTAATTGCTGCATCACTGCAGGAACTTGTGTATGCCAATGCATTCCAGCATTTCTGGAGCAGAGGAAAATAGggcaaagcaaataataaaagtacattgcaaagtttgttttttaaacacacaaTGGTGAATTTTTTTCTTCTTATCAACAATTTAGAATACTCTCTCAACGAGGTTTGCTATCCCTATCCTATACTTTCTGTGGTACATACAAAAATGATTAATCCTGGCATCACAATCAAATCAATCTACACAGAAATACTAAAGCGCTGTAGTCAATACCTTGCTCCTTCTGCATTGAACTGGTGTTTTTTTACAGTAACACTAATACGTAGTATATAATAAGTAGCATTGTTATGCCAACATATGATGAGTCTCTCTGACACATGACATCACTatgaggtcgatttatcaaaggctttcgccagcctttgagcccctacgactgcaggttctcttgtgagaacctgcacgccgtatttaacaagcagcggtcattagaccgttgCTTCCTTACCCTCTTGCCacttcttaggtggcgaatttcaatctccctggtctcgtccgactggggagattgacagcccctgcctgcacgtgattggctgtgtgtgggcagggggcTGGATTGCATGTGAGCGCAAAATAGTGTACAAttctgaattccgccaggggaattcagcctgccagaggcgagctgctggGGCGAACAGGGGCGCCAGGATGTAACCCTACCTCGGTACcagcaatacatttatttaattacttAAGTGATCAAGGGCTCACTCCCAGGTCTGCAGCATTTATAGCACATATGGAAAATAACCCAAGGCTTTTACGCTTGTGTCTTCAACTCACCACTTCAGAATTATCAGTAAACGGTTCAGTCTCATCATAAACGATGACCACTTCAGAATTATCAGTAATCGGTTCAGTCTCATCATAACCGATGTCAATCAGGTCTTGCATGCAATCCGTCTGGTCACTTTGAGTTTCTTGGCCCTGGTTTACAAAGAGAAAGGATAATAAAACGGAGCATAAATCAGGAGAAACTGATGGAAATTTGAGAATAGCGGAAAAAGCACAATATAAATAGCAAGTATGACATACAAGCGAGTGCTGATACAGTGCATGTCAGCAAGGGCACAGACTTACGCTCTAATTAATACAAACGGTAATGAAAATACCTAGGTAACAATATTCTATTTATACCTAAATGTCTCAGCCACTGAAAACTCACTTTTTACCATATATTATAAACACAAATCTATCATCTCTTAAAAGCCATTTGTGTTTATAATATGTGtttttaagaaaaacatttttttaattaaaagcatAATGATATTTTTGTATCCCTCATATGACCCTGCCTCTAATGACTGCATGTCCCTGAATAGGAGGACTTATAGGGCgctgttatattgtgcaataggaggaggtatagggagctgttatatggtgcaataggaggagttatagggagctgttatattgtgcaataggagatgttatagggagctgttatatggtgcaataggaggagttatagggagctgttatatggtgtaataggaggagttatagggagctgttatatggtgtaataggaggagttatagggagctgttatatggtgcaataggaggagttatagggagctgttatatggtgcaataggaggagttatagggagctgttatatggtgtaataggaggagttatagggagctgttatatggtgcaataggaggagttatagggagctgttatatggtgcaataggaggagatatagggagctgttatatggtgcaatatgaggagttatagggagctgttatatggtgcaataggaggagttatagggagctgttatatggtgcaataggaggagttatagggagctgttatatggtacaataggaggagttatagggagctgttatatggtgcaataggaggagttatagggagctgttatatgatacaataggaggagttatagggagctggtatatggtgcaataggaggagttatagggagctgttatatggtgcaataggaggagttatagggagctgttatatggtgcaataggaggagttatagggagctgttatatggtgcaataggaggagttatagggagctgttatatagtgcaataggaggagttataaggagctgttatatggtgcaataggaggagttataggcagctgttatatggtgcaataggaggagttataggcagctgttatatggtgcaataggaggagttataaggagctgttatatggtgcaataggagttatagggagctgttatatggtgcaataggaggagttatagggagctgttatatggtgcaataggaggagttatagggagctgttatatggtgcaataggaggagttatagggagctgttatatggtgcaataggaggagttatagggagctgttatatggtgcaataggagttataggcagctgttatatagtgcaataggaggagttataaggagctgttatatggtgcaataggaggagttataggcagctgttatatggtgcaataggaggagttataggcagctgttatatggtgcaataggaggagttatagggagctgttatatggtgcaataggaggagttatagggagctgttatatggtacaataggaggagttatagggagcagttatatggtgtaataggaggagttatagggagctgttatatggtgcaataggaggagttatagggagctgttatatggtgcaataggaggtgttatagggagctgttatatggtgcaataggaggagttatagggagttgttatatggtacaataggaggagttatagggagcagttatatggtgtaataggaggagttatatggtgcaataggaggagttatagggagctgttatatggtgcaataggaggagttatagggagctgttatatggtgcaataggaggagttatagggagctgttatatggtgcaataggaggagttatagggagctgttatatggtgcaataggaggagttatagggagctgttatatggtgcaataggaggagttatagggagctgttatatgatgtaataggaggagttatagggagcagttatatggtgcaataggaggagttatagggagctgttatatggtgcaataggaggagttataaggagctgttatatggtgtaataggaggggttatagggagctgttatatggtgcaataggaggagttatagggagctgttatatggtgcaataggaggagttatagggagctgttatatggtgcaataggaggggttatagggagctgttatacggtgcaataggaggggttatagggagctgttatatggtgcaataggagttatgggGGCCGTTATATGGttcaataggaggggttataggggcaataggaggagttatataaaGTTGTGTTATGAGAGAAGAAATAAGGACCAGTAATTTGTCCCTGTAGGATATATAGGGAGAAAGTACAAGACCCAGTAAAAGGATATATAGGACAAACTTAGTAACAGCTATATGGTCAAGCTACTAGATGGAACAATGGGATACGTTAAAGGGAAACACTATATAATACAGTACATAGGAAACGGGTACAGAGGGAAATATAAGGACTAGATAAAATCCTATGCGGTATTAAGTAACGCTTTACATCTAACAGCGCATCTCTTCCTCTACTTTTTTTTAACCAAACCTCAGGTCTTGAAACAATCCCAACTGCAACTGGGAAACGCCTTCTCGTTTCTGGCTGGTGGGGTCTTGTTCGGCATCCTAATTATCTGGGAGACTTAACAATGGCTCTTGCCTGGTCCTTACCATGTGGTAAGTGGcaaattaaaaggacattgtactcaaaTGTAAAATCTAAaaccaatttaatacaatccagcaggtaaaatagataattgagaACGAATTAAATACATCACTATCATCACTGGGCTGTTGAATATATCACTGTAATTTGATGcctttaaaggtatagaaaggtcaaaatgtgcatttcagttttaaatagaagcatttttgtacaagtagaaaaccctttatccaaactgcttggggcaggaaaaggtttgtattttggaatgtctgcatctgtaaaatgggacagtttggagagcggATGGAAccgagtgtaaaaaaaaaaaatatatttgtcatactacagcttatacatgcagcctaaaggtagtttatataacTTGTATACTTTTTGTATACAAATTATCCTCAGAAAGATACTACAGTATTgtaaatcagaaaggtaatatttttttgtttaatataaatatagccTATTATTTGCATTTTGGAACACaaaaaaccaaagacacaggcagagaatgtGACTTAGAGGCGGGggtaaaaagtaataataattatattttttttacattttggaatTCCGTATTTGATTATTTGTACCTGTAATATACTTCCATCAGTACAAATATACTTCTAATAAAAGGTTTTCGGTGGCATACTCGCATATGCTTAAGGGTCTGTgccccagcattcaaacaccacacattcttcacaaattaagtcttcacagacaaAATACACACCAGCTTTCTGAGCTTGAACACTGGCgcacacacagcatatgtgcgtatgttgcTGAAAACCAGTAAAAACGTTTACCAAGTATGCTTCTATTTAaatctgaaatgcacccatgtagattttaattttaaagggacagtatactgtaaacgtTTTTCCcttgtatttccaatgacttgttataccagctgcatagtataaaatgtatgagaaattgcattttcaggtttatttgtgtatataaaattttTGGTTTTGTCCTCTGAAACCACAGCCTAATACAGGTCTCatgatgttatcactttgtgtacacagacttgcgtccttatcttatatttgtctgtaaactaaAGTCTAATACTTAACCTCTTTCTTGGCGGTACAATAGTGTTCACGTCGGAAAAAATGTTTTGATGTAAACGCTATTGAGTAAAAATTAAATCACACGATCGTTgatgcgatcgtgtgatttcaagtcCAGGATCGGTTCATGGGGGACGGCCTACATATTCCTCCATTCTCCTGCTCCCTTATTGCTTTCCCTTTACCAGCTACCCCCTCTGTAAATCGTTCTTTCTTTCTCTTATCTGTGTTCttaatcaaccccccccccccccatatccaatctttttttgtatttttcagatTCTTTCCAGCTCCATCCTCTCTGCACTCTTCTGTTTGTATCTAATCATGTCCGTCTCATATCCCCAGGGCTCGCTCACATCCTTCCATACTACTACGTCATTTATTTCACCGTACTTCTTGTTCACCGCGAGGCAAGAGATGAGCATCAGTGTATGAAGAAGTACGGCCTGGCATGGGAGGAATACTGCAGGAGAGTGCCCTACAGAATATTCCCGTATATATACTGAGAGATCTCGGAGTATCTCCTGTACGCCGCAGTACTAATACCCACAGCAAACAACAGTACTTCATCTGCATAGACAACAAAACAGAACATCCCAGTGACACCGAAATGTCACTGTTTTCTTTTTATACAAAAAACCgaagtagtttttttaaaaatatattttaagctaATAAAACGGAATGAAAAATGTATAAC
The nucleotide sequence above comes from Bombina bombina isolate aBomBom1 chromosome 7, aBomBom1.pri, whole genome shotgun sequence. Encoded proteins:
- the TM7SF2 gene encoding delta(14)-sterol reductase TM7SF2 encodes the protein MADKIKTPRTKELEFGGSLGALALLFVLPATVLYLLLTCNTEDASVLRIPGPLPPLKSLWGPFAVTLLLGWASLQAVLYMLPMGKVTEGITLRDNTRLKYRINAFHAMMVTGLLTVVALFVGVPFSYVYDNFLQFAVGAGFLALILSVFLYIKSQLAPESALAPGGNSGNPLYDFFIGHELNPRIGSFDLKYFCELRPGLMGWCLLNLCFLMKEVEIRGSPSLSMILVFGFQALYVMDALWHEEAILTTMDIVHDGFGFMLAFGDLCWVPFTYSLQGYFLVSHPQELGTAAAVGIILLNAVGYIIFRGSNSQKNAFRRNPSDPSVAGLETIPTATGKRLLVSGWWGLVRHPNYLGDLTMALAWSLPCGLAHILPYYYVIYFTVLLVHREARDEHQCMKKYGLAWEEYCRRVPYRIFPYIY